DNA sequence from the Rhodospirillaceae bacterium genome:
GCGTTCTCGATCAAGCTCGAGCGGCGGGTGCCGCTGATGCCGCTGGTCACCACGGTCGTCGTGGTGATCTTCGGCGGCCTGACGCTGATCCTGCAGGACGACACCTTCATCAAGATGAAGCCGACCATCGTGAACGGCCTGTTCGCCTTCACCCTGTTCGCCGGCCTGCTGTTCGGCCGCGCCTTCCTGAAATACCTGTTCGGCCCGGTGTTTCAGCTGACCGACGAGGGCTGGTTCAAGCTGTCCTTCCGCTGGGCCTGCTTCTTCGTTTTCATGGCGGTGCTGAATGAGATCGTCTGGCGCACCCAGACCGAGAGCTTCTGGGTCTCTTTCAAAGTGTTCGGCAACATGCCGCTCACCATCGTCTTCGCGCTCTCGCAACTGCCGCTGATCCAGCGCCATTCCACGGACGGCGGCCCGTTCGGCGACCTCAAGCGGGAGAAGACGGAGGGGGAGTAGCGGCGACAGCGCCGGGGCCTATTCCGCCGCGATGGCCGGGGCCGGCTCGAGCACGCGGACCTCGCCGGCCGCATTGTCGGTGATGCAGAACACGGA
Encoded proteins:
- a CDS encoding septation protein A, whose amino-acid sequence is MTLKFAADPSEKSRVTPLARTFIEFGPLGAFFVCYFVWDLMVATAAFIPAMLVSLAFSIKLERRVPLMPLVTTVVVVIFGGLTLILQDDTFIKMKPTIVNGLFAFTLFAGLLFGRAFLKYLFGPVFQLTDEGWFKLSFRWACFFVFMAVLNEIVWRTQTESFWVSFKVFGNMPLTIVFALSQLPLIQRHSTDGGPFGDLKREKTEGE